GCCGTCATTATCACAGCTAAAGAGACTGAAGACAGGCCTGGCAACCTTGCTGGTTTCGTTATAGCCATAGAGCTTATTCGCATATTGACCATCGCCTGTGATGCCGCTAACACGAACTGTGTAATCCTTGTTTCCTTCATTCGTGCTATCGGAGGCTCCTGTGACCGTGACGGTTTGCGGAATATTCCAGTTTGCAGGTGTGAAAATCAAGCTATTAGTGTTCAATGTCCCGTCATTATTTGAGGTCGTTACTTCGAGGGATACGACCACGTTACCCAACGGTTCTGAACGCAGCTTCATTGTCCACTGCGAGAAGCACGCCGTATCAAGTCTGGCGCTATCATCCGTTGCGAAGCCTGATATAGTCGTGGCACCACTTCCAGTCGTGTAAGTGTTTTCAGCACAATCATTCTGGTTTTTCGCTACAATGACAAAACCCGGTGTGTCATTGTCTATATAGTTAATGGTTACTCCGTTGACCTCAACATTGGAGAGAGTTGCTTTGCGATTGTTGTAGTTAGGATCGAGGCTCACCGCCGCCTTCACTGCTACAAGGAACTGAATTGTCCCGTCACCAATATCATCATTAGCGGGGACAAAATCGATTTTCTGGACTGTATCCCAGTTGGATGGAGTAAAAGTCACCGTCATGGTATTGGCGGGCGTATCGCCCGATCCTTGTAGTCTCAAGCCACCGAGACGGTCAACAGGTTTGACCGCTCCATCCCAACCTGAAGGATCGAAGACGGCGTCGATTTCAATCACAACATCGCTCGTTGGCTTTGTGTTCAGAACAAGGTCGAACGTGCTGATTTGACCCGTGGCTTCAATAGCTTGCGGGAAGGGATTCGTTACTATAATCTTCGGCTCATCGTCATCAATAAGAGTTACGTCGACATCTGGTGGATTGATGTTTCCATAATTTGTTGCCTGACCGAGGACAACTTTGAAATTAATATCACCATCCGCTACATCATTATGATCTTCCCCCCTTTTCCTGGACAGGAGACAGTAAAATGAAAAGGGGTAATTTATGGGCAAAAGAGGCCAGCATTACGATGATAGCTTTCGCAGAATGGCGGTGGATCGGTGGATTCGCGGCGGCAAAACCAGCAAGGAAGTAGCCGACGATCTTGGAATCTCTGTCAATTCCTTGAGAGCATGGAAAGCGCTGTATCTATCAGAACCGGGTGGACCCCAGCAGCAAAACCTGCAAGAGGAAGTTAATCGTTTAAAAAAGGAAGTCATGGAGCTACAGGAGGAGCGCGATATTCTAAAAAAGTCCGTTGCCATCTTCTTGAAACCCCGAAAATGAAATTCGCCTGGATACAGGAGAATCGCTCCGAGTTTTCGGTAAGGAAGATGTGCCGTGTGCTTGATGTATCGGAGAGCGGCTTTTATGAATCACAGATTCGACCTCCTTCACAGCGCTCAACAGAAGATGCTCGAATTGTGGAAGCAATCAGAGTGATCGCTGATGAAACGTTTGGTACCTATGGCAGTCCTCGCGTGACTCCGGAGCTCCATAATACAGGCATGAAAGTTAACCGAAAGCGGGTGGAAAGGCTGATGAGGGAAAACGACATTTCTGCAAGAAATCCGAGGGTTTTTCGTGTAAAGACGACGGATTCCAATCATGAATTGCCGGTTTCGCCCGATCTTGTTCAGCGAAACTTTGAGCCAGGTGCACTTGATCGAATCTGGGTAACTGATATCACCTATATCGAAACAACCGGAGGATTCGCTTACCTGACGACCTTCATGGACCTTGGAAATCGTGAAATCGTCGGCTGGAAACTTTCTGACAATATGCGATCGGAGTCGATCGTTGCCGCTTTGAGGCAGGCCTTGAATCGAAGGGGGCAGAATACCAAAGGCCTGATTATACATTCAGATCGTGGGGTACAATATGCATCGAAAGAGTATCGTGATGTATTGAAAGGTAAGAAGATAAGCCAGAGCATGAGTCGCAAAGGGAACTGCTGGGACAATGCTGTTCAGGAATCGTTCTTCCATACCTTGAAAACTGAATGTTTATACAGAATCGGGTTTTTTCCGAATTTTGAAGACCTACGAAGAATTCTGTTTGACTATATCGAAGTGTTCTACAACCGTAGAAGGAGGCATTCTGCTCTCGGGTACTTAAGCCCGGTAGCTTATGCACAGCAAATTGCATGATTCCCTCCGGAATATTGGGGGAAGATCATTATCGTTAGGAGTAATCGTTACCTCTTGAGCCGTACACCAGTTACCGACCGATGGACAATCACCCGGTGTAAAGGTTAGAAGAGTCGTGCCAATTGTTGCTCGATCTACACCGTCTGTTGTGGGCATGCTGTCGACGGAAACGGGAACGGTTACGATACTGGCTGGGCCTTTCAGAAGTTGTACCGAGAATCGATTCGCGGCACCAACGCCAGCGCCTTCGTTTACGGTACGCGTCAACGGAAGAACTTGCACAGCCGGCGTATCATTATCCAGGTTATATGCAGCGACGTCATTCGCAGCTGCGTTGGCCTGATTCGTAAATGGTTGTCTTCCGCTGTAATTGCCATCTGCGCTGCTGCCATTGTTGAAATGCAAATCATAGTCGATGTCACCATCAATCAGTGGGTCATCGGCACCGGTAAGTAAGACGGGCTGAGGCATCGACCAATTACCGCTGGTGAAAGTTAGTGACGGAACTGATACGCTACCCTCAGTTGTATCGGCGCTGCTCACGCCGATCGTTACATCATCCGTCGGGGCTGTTGTGAGGACTACGCTTGCACAGCCCCTTTTGCCGTCTTCGCTGGTTTCGATCTTTTTATCGGGCCGGGCGTTAATGTTTGAAGTTACAACGATAGATGGGGAATCATTATTGAGGATGACAATGCCCTTCACTTCACCAACGGTGAAGAGGTTGTAGTCTTGATCTTTGCTCTGTGCAGGTTGAAACTTGATTGAGACGAGAGTGTTAATCCCAACGTCAGTATTTGCAGTCAGTGAAATAGTCTGTGGCTGGTCCCAGTCCGAAGCAGTGAAGACGACCTGACTCTTATCGATCATGCCCATGCCTTCAGGTGCGACAGAAATTGGAATCTTAACATCGTCCGTAGGCTGGCGCGTAAGTTTAATCTTGAAGACCAAGGTCCCGGCACCATTTTCTGGCACCGTATAATTGCATTCGCTATCGTCAGCATCATCGTTGCCATCGCCATCAGGCCAGACGACGGCCCCGAGTGGGCCACGATTTACTTCAAAGAATTCCGTGATACCGAAGAGCATCTTATCGGTCAGGTCCCCGATGGGTCCACAAGAGGAGAGAAAAATAGTGCTGATTAGGGCGATCGGAGTTCCGACCTGCGTCATTTTGCTGAGGAAAAGGCCACGGATCTGTTTCATAGGTACTCTCTGGGAGCAAAAAAAAGAATTCGTGCGCGCTCCCGGATTCTGGGACGGGCAGTTGATGGAAAATCCGCTGAGAAAGGAAAATTTTGAAGGGAATCCGGACTGTAAGAAAATACAGGGGTGAACGTTACCCGGAAGATCCGGCTTATCGGTCGGCATTCAGCAGAGATCGGAGTTCCGACCTGCCTCAGAGCTTTCGATCGCGGAGGGTCGTTTAATTGCGGGAATACAGCCTCCAGTGAGCCGTCCCGCGCAAATGGTATCGTTTTGCCAGGAGTTTCATCTCACGCACGAGGTGTTCATCCGGAAAGAAGGCGATCTCAGCTTTTCTGTTCTCGACTGCGCCACCCGGACAGCGGGCCACGAGCATCTGGGAGCGGTGCCGGTGAACAGTGCCGGAGCGGCATTTCAGGAATTCCTGGAATGATTTCTTATGGAGAGTTCTATAGCGGCCGGTTTGGATTTCCCAGGCATAACCATAGGTCGGAACTCCGAGCCAAATTTTGTCTGCCCGGACATGCTTCATCGCCAGCTGAATCGCCGACTCGGCCAGATGGACATCGGTAACGGGGCCGGGTTCCGTAGACGGGCGGTGATAGTCATACGTCATCAAGACGAATTCATCCGCCAGCGGTCCGATTCGAGAAAGGTCGTGGAACTCTCTCTGAGACGAGGGAAAGTTCCCGGGAAGCACAGCAAGGGAAAGAGTCTTTTTTCTGGCTGTCATCTCAGGATAGAGCTCCAGCAATAACATCTCAAGATATTCAAGATCCTCACCGCCAAGGTGTTCAAAATCCAGATGAAGCCCGTCGTAGCTCTCAGCAAGGAACAGCAGCGAGCGAACGGCTGTTTCTCGGTGCCGGGCGGATCTGAGCACACTCTCGCCCGTTTCCCGGTCCGGAAAGGCTACGAGCGGATAAACACGGGGGCGTTTTCCGGGCCGGCCTATAATGGTCGGAACTCCGACAGACTGGAGAGTACCATCTCGCCTCATCACAGTGCCAATCATGGCAAGGACGGCAGATTCTTTGATGCCATCCCTGATCGATTGCGAGGACGAAGGCAGATCCTCAAACCCGACATAGTTCCAGATGTCGGCCTTAAGAGCGACTGGCGTTGCCAGGCTGGAGCTCAACATGATGATCACAAAGCGCATTTGCGCCGACCGAAAGAGCATGAGTGATTTCAGGCATTTTTCTGTCAGGAACAACCTTTTTCGATTTTTTTTGAGTACAATAGGCCGCTCTCCGACCTGAAGCGATATGCACATATCCCTATTACCCCAGCCACCCATCAGCCGGAGTAAGCAGCGCGATGTATTTCGCCTGCAGGCTGCCGGCAAAGTGGACTTCTTCCTTCCTTCTTTTGCAAACGACCAGTTCAACCTTCTTCGCAATGATCCCGGCAGTTTGAATCTCTTTTTCAGGCTCCTACTCGGTCGCTATCGTAATCGAATCCTCCGACAGTTTTATAGAAACTTGAGCAGCAGTGACGACAGAATCCGGACACGCTATCAGTTCTCGGGTCTTGCTCTGCGAAGAGTGAGCTTCCCCGTGGAAGAAGAGGTCTGGGTTGAACTGCGATTGCTCTCGCTTGCCGTCCGGTGTTCAATGAGCCTGATCCTTGTGCAGCTTGTTCAATATGAATACTGTCGTCGATGGAAGTTCGGCCTTCGTAAGTGGGACCCTCACATAGCGGGTCAGGTCGGAACTGCGACCTTTCACAGTCTGACAATTTCCTATTCAGAGGGTTGCAGAGGCTTGGACTGAGAGTATTTTTCTCTGGCAGTCAGCCCGACGTATTTCCACCATGGTACTCTCGTCCCGGGGGTTCACAGGCACGGGCTCTGTCCTGACGGGATGATATGCTATCGTCGAGGAAGAGATGCCAGGCATTCGTATTTATTTATCCCATCCGCTTCAGGAGCTGGCAGATCGTTGGATCGCAGATACGAGCGACGATCTGAAAGGGGCCGACTTATTTCATCCGCTGCGGGTCATCGTCCCGAATCGGAATATGAAGCGCTGGTTGCAGATGTATATGGCCCGAAAGGGAATCGTGGCCGCCCATATCCGATTCCAGTATGTGGAAGATGGAATTCGGTCCTTGCTGGAAGGGATCGCCGGCGAGTATAACCCACAGGTATTGCGTCCGCTTGATCTTCAGGGAAGAATCCTGCATCTATTGCTGCAAGATCTGAAGTCTGATTCTCCGCTGTGGCCTCTATTAACACAGAGAGAGTCTCACTCCGCCAGGGAAGGTTCCGGCGAGGAATCGCTGCGGATCTTTCAGCTTTCTCAGCGAATGACGGATCTATTCACGAACTATGAATACCATCGGGTGGGCACTCTTGAAGATTGGAGGGAAATTGACTCCGATCTTACGCTTGATGTGTTTGCAGATAGCAAATTCGATGATTCGCTTGCAGCCGACGGCCTTTTTGAGGAGCAAAGAAAGCTCTATAGAGCGGCTACCGTTGAGTATGGGAAGGACGAGCAAAAGCTCAATCTTTCTGTACTGCATGCTGATCGTGTACCCGTGTCAGAGTATGCGCGAAGGGTCCTCAAGGGAGATGTTAAGAAAGGAGAGGCTCCGACGGTCTATCTCTTCGGTCTATCACTTCTTTCGAGGTACCATATTTCTCTGATCCGGCATCTTTCCGATCATTATTCCTTTCGAGCTTATCTTCCGGATCTGGTTCCAGGGTTATTCAAGAGGTCCGCAAACGAAAATGACGAACAGTGGTCGCCGATAGAATTCACGGCGGAGTTCCGACCTGAAAACGACCTGTTCGCCGGCTGGAAGAAGTCTTTTGCTGAGCTACTCGGATTGCTTGAAACGGCTTTTCGTGGCCGCATTGAATGGTATGGTCGGAACTCCGACCGTACTTATCCTCTGGGCCGCTTTCACGATGCTCTTCTCAAAGGAAGTATACATCCCATCACTGACCGGATCCATATTGGCTGCTGCCCCGGAGAACGACGGGAGGTTGAGACAGTCTACCAGTGTATTCTACAGGCGATGAGGGATGACCCAACCCTTGAGCTGACAGACATTGCGGTGCTTGTTCCCGACATGGAGCATTATCGTCCCTATATTCTTGATGTCTTTGAGCGCGATAGAACTGCGACAGATCGTCCGCTTATACCTTACAACCTTTCTGACTACTCGGCTGCCAGAGAAAGTCACTTTGCAAGCGGTGTACGTGCACTATTCCAGCTGATCAGAGGCGATTTCACCCGAAGTGAGGTATTCGAGCTTCTCTATAATCCGTGCTGCCAGCATGCAATAGGAATTGATCGAGAAACAGTGGCCGAATGGCTGCGCCTCTTCGATGATGCTGGTATACGTCGTTTCTTCGATGCCGCTGATCGGAGTGCTCAGGTCGGAACTCCGACTGATGGAGAACGATCCGATGCCTTTACATTTCTCAGAGGACTCAGAAGCCTCTATCTCGGAATGTTCCTCGAGCCGGATGATCTCCTGAGTGATGGACTCCGCCCTCACTCCCTGTTCCTTGTCGATAGAACTGCCTTACTCAAACTCATCGATTTTGTGCAAAGGCTGTATCAGTGGCAGCAGGAATTGAAGCGGGAGTTTACAGGCAGAGAGCGTTTTGATAAAACAATGGAGTTCATTGATGGCTTTCTCTCGATTCCGGCATCGAATAATGAAGAACAGGAGGTCCGTGACCACATGGAGTCGGAACTCCGACTTTATGATCTGAGGCTTTTCAAGGATTTCACACTTCTGGAGCAGGCCATGCTCGCCTCTCTTACAGGCATCGCAGGTGGTCGTGGTCATTACCTTGCCGGAGGGGTCACCGTCTGCTCCCTTCAACCGATGCGACCGGTTCCATTCAGGCATATATACATCGCCGGCCTGGGTGAAGGTCAGTTTCCTCCCCGTGAGGATCGTTCTACCCTGAATCTGCTATCACGGGATCCCTCAGTCAGTGCCGGCGGGCTTCCACACAGCAATATAGCGACAGGAGAAAAGGCCCGGCTGCTTCTCTACGAAACCCTGCTCTCGGCGACCGATCGCATTGTTCTCCTTTATAACGGCCGAGATACGACCCGCGACAGGGAGCTTTTGCCGTGCTCTCCGCTGAATGAACTGATCTCTTATTTGAAGAAAGCGGATTCCCCCAAAACGGAGGATCTGGTTGAGCGCCTCCCGCTCAAACTTTACAGCCGTCAGTACACAGGTCGGAACTCCTACCTGTTCTGCAATCTCTCCCGACCGGATATCCGGCTGCTCAATCTATCCTCCATCAGAACCCCACCTCCCCCCAGCCCTTCCCTTGCGGCCGGAACGAAGGTCGATCAGCCTCTCGCCACGGATATCCAGATCGCCCATCTGATCTCGTTTCTGCGTCATCCCGTAGAAGCCGTTATCAAGCGCCAGATGCGTCTCTATGATAGCCGTATCGAAGATGACAGTCTTCATGACGATGAGCCTTTCCATATCACAGATGAAGAGATATGGGGGATGTCATCGCTTGTGATTGAAAGGGCTCTCATGCTCATGTCGGAGGGGACGTCGAACAGTGCCGGCACCGCGATAAACGATGCGGTTTCCTCCATTCAAGGGGAGTTTGCCGATCGTCTGCCTGTTCCCCCCTATGATGAAATTGCTCTTAAAAAGTACCGATCGCCTGACTTTATCGAGCTGCTTGAGATGGCGGGCCCGATCCTCCACAGCCATCCGTTCAGGCGAATCCGACTCGCTGACGAAAGCGCTGTGCAGGTGAACGTGAAGGGACGATCAATCCGTCTGACCGGCGAGATACCCTTTCTCTCGTATGCGGACGGGCATGCGACGATACTTCATGTGACCGACAGAAATTTCACGAACAGAGTTCTATTTCCTTTGCTGTTTCAACTTCTCGTACTCGAACGCACTCGGAGCTTCCGCTGGCATTCGTTCACGATCTGCATCATAGCCATAAAGAATGGGAAAACACAGTTATTGCAATACGCGAATAACCCTGAGCGCACACTCCGGAGCACATATATAGAGGATCTTCTCGATGAGTATCTCGCGGGAGATCTAAATTATCTTCCTCTGCGACTTGACCTCCTGAGCAAAGACATGTGGAAGTCCGATTTCTTTGACACTGCAGTTGGCGATGCAATCCGACGACGACTCGAAGATGAAGCACTTGAGTCCGAGGTAGATTTCATGGATCTTTTACGCGTCATTCCGCCAAAAATCGATGACGACATCCTCTCGCGAATGCGTAAACGCTGGGAGCCGATTGTGACGCTTTCCATTCCTGTCGATGATGGATCATCACGAAAAGGCAAATCAACTGATAAGACAGCGGAAAAGCAATCCAGAACGCAATCAAAAAAGCAAGCAGAGAAGCGACCAGCGAAATCATCAAAGAAACAGTCGAAGAAAGGATCTAAGTCATGAGTATGCAAGATCTGAATCATCCCTATGATTTCGATCTGTCGAAGCATGGCTGGATCGAGGCCTCGGCGGGAACGGGGAAGACCTTTACGATTGAGAGACTGGTTGTGCGCGCCATCGTGGAAGAGAAGATCCCTATATCTTCCATCCTCACCGTTACATTTACCGAGAAGGCGACCGGAGAGCTGAAAGATCGCATCCGCGGTCTATTACAGAACATCGTCGACGGAAGCCTTGCAGAAGGCGACAGACAGTGGTTCGAGGAGCAGCAACGCAAACATGGGGAGCAGGAAGCGAGCAAAACCTTCGCTTTCGTCAAAGAGTCCCTCGATAGATTCGATGAGGCGGCCATATTTACGATTCACGGTTTCTGTCAGTCACTGTTAACCGAGTATTCGTTCGAGCTCGGACGTCTTCTCAAGTACGAGCTTGTGAACGACAACGACCTGCTTGAGACGCTCATCCCCGACGCTCTGCGCAGGCTTCCGGTTTCGGAGTCCCATCTACTGGAGCGGCTTGTCCGATCCGAGTTCTGGAAGGTTACCCATTCCGGGGAGCCCCGCCTGGAAAACACGGTGCGCAATCTGCTTCGCATGCTGAAAGGAAACGTCGAGCCGCGCCTCTCTTCTGCATCCGAGGATTCGCCGATGCAGATCGTTCTTCGCATGGTGCGCTCGATTCAGGACAATCTTACCCGTCTCAAGGCGGAGCGCGGCTGGATCAGCTACGACGATATGATCCTGCATGTGCGCGATGCGCTCTGTCCGACTACAGATCGATTTAAAGATCAAGCGACAGACCGAGCTACAGATCAAAAGAAGGACCCCGATACGAGTCGCAAACTGGCCTCTGCCATAGGCGAACGCTTCCGCTTTGCCATCATCGACGAATTTCAGGATACGGACGCTCTGCAATGGGATATCTTCAGCGCCTGCTTTCTGGACTCCGGCCGTCACGTTAGCCGAACGTCTGATCGCAAATCCGACGATCGGTCGCCCCGGTTGATTCTTGTCGGCGATCCGAAGCAATCCATCTACGGCTTTCGCGGAGCGGATCTCAACGCCTACTTTAGAGCAAAGAAGCGCTTTGTTGCGCTTACCGAAAAGGGAGAAGCCCATCTTTATCGAATCAATCGCAATTTTCGATCATCGCCGGAGTATATACAGGCCCTGAATGCCATCTTCCAGTCGGAGGGTTATCCGTGGAACGTGGCCTCTGGCGACAATGATCTGGCTTACGTTTTGAAAGATTGTCCGACAGGCAATCGATGGGAAGGCACAGAGCTACCGCAGGGGCGCCGTCCGATGAACCTCTGGAGGCCCGAAAACGCTGACGGTGCCGCTGCCATTCGATTGGCTCATGCCCGTCATATCTGTAACGAAATCCGTTTCCTCACGGCAGGCGGACATGAACTCTGCAAAGATGGGAAGCGTCTGCCCGTGAGCTACGGCGACATCTGCATACTGGCCCGTTCAAAAAAAGAGGCCACAGGAATTCTCGGACATCTTCGCGCAGCGGGCATACCGGCCTCTTTCTATAAACAGGCCGGCGTATTTGAATCCGTCGAAGCGCTTGAGATTCTCTACGTGCTTGAGGGGCTTGCCGAACCGGCTCGCTCATCGGCAGTGCAGAAGGCGCTCCTCACCCGATTTTTTGGCATCTCTATAGAGCTGATCCAGGCGATGGATGAATTACCGGTCGACCATCCCTTTCGCGAGCGCCTGCAGCGCTGGCATGAGCTTGCCGGCGAGAATCGATGGCCGCAGCTTTTTCGCGAGATGATGACGGTCGACGAGTTATTCGCACTCGTACATGCCGATGCCGGAGGCTGGGAACGCAGCCTCACGAACTATGAGCAGATCTTTCATGCTCTCGAAGAACGGGCCCTTCGTAACGGCCTTGATCTGATCGGAATCGTGAGACAGCTGAAAGAATTGATACGCGAAGGATCTCTCGAAGAAGAAGAGACGCTGCACAAACAGGAAACCGAAGAGCAACGTGTGCGTGTCATGACCATCCATGCAAGCAAGGGCCTTGAGTTTCCGATCGTCTTTATCTATGGCGGCCTCACAGAAGGCACGAACATTGACTTCTTTCGCTTCTATGAAGAGGAGCATCCCGTTATCGTGCCTGTTCCATGGTTTGATCCCGATAAAAAGGAGCTCGACCGATCCGAATCGGGACTCCGCTATAAAGAGCTACATAAATCGTTTGCCCGGGCCGAGAATGCGCGACTCTACTATGTGGCGCTCACAAGAGCGGCGGTGATGTGCTATATACCGACCTATCGACCCAATCGCAATGCAGGCCCTGTCGGGACCTTCTTACAGGATGCCCTTGACGAAGCGATGAAACTCAGTCCAAACGTTTTTGCAGAAGTGAGAGACCAGCACCAGACGATAGCGTCCATAAGCCGGAGCCCTATCGACGGACAGAGCACGGCGCAGTTGCCGGAGCCTGTATTGCCGGCGCATCTACAGGAAAGAAAGGCCGATCTCCTCTCATATTCGTCAATTGTTCGACAGCGCGCGGAGCGCATTGATCGCGAAGAGCTTGACCATGACGCTTCTGCCTCTGAGGTTATCCTTGAGACCTCTGATGTCGATGTTCAGCCGACATCTCTCGACACGATCTTTCGCGGAGCGGAAGCCGGTAACTTCTTCCATGAAATACTGGAAAGGCTGGATTTCCAGGATGATGCCTTTCGCGAAGAGCAGCCCTCAGACTCCCTTTTCTCTGAAGATGTTTATCCGTCGCTCTCTACCCGCAATCGCTCGCTTATCCGACGCAAACTTGATCAATATGGCTACCGGACCGATTCAGATCACGAAGGTCCGGTTGTGCTGCTTTTGCACAGGCTCATGCGCACGCAGATCCTGCCCGGCTTCCGACTGTGCGATCTGAAACCGGCCGATCGTATCCATGAGATGGAGTTCGTATTCCGATATTCTGAGAATGTCGCCGGCATAAGAGGTGAGAGGTTCTTTACTGGCTTCATCGACCTGGTCTTTCGACATGAGGGGCGCATCTATCTGCTTGACTGGAAAACCAACCGTCTGCCTGCCTATGATCGTCCCCATCTTGACGAGGCCATGCGATCGCATCAGTATGATCTGCAGTATTCCCTCTATGCGCGGGCTCTGAGCGGATGGCTTGAGTCTCGCGGCCATGATCCGGTGGCGGAGTTAGGCGGGATGATCTATCTGTTTCTTCGCGGCGTCAGGCCCGGAGCTTCGGACGGTATCTTCTTCGAGACGGCAAGCCTCGAAGAGGTTAGCAGAAAGCTTGCCCGGGAGATCGGAGCATGAATTCGGCAACGCACATAGATCTGGTCGAGGCTTTGCGGTCGGTGGATGCGTTGGAGCCGGGTTGCCTCTTTATTGCCGGGGATCTACTCAAGATCTGTGACCTTGAAGCCCGTCGGAGTTCCGACCTGAAATATGTCTCTCTGGAAAATTCCGAAGTACGCAACCAGTTGAGGGATTTATTGCTGCTCCTGCAACTCTCGCTTTTCGAAGGCAATCTCTGCATCTCATCCCGCCCTGACGACACGCTGGATTTGCTGTCAAGGCTGGGCGTACCCACCCAGGTCGGAACTCCGACCGCCGAATCCCTTGCCGGCCTCGTCGCCGACCCCGCTCTCGAATCATATTTGCGTCCACTCTTCCACACAGGCATGCTCGTCAGAAAAACCGCCGGCAGCGCCTCATATCTCTTTCCGGGGCGTCAATGGCGGGCCATCGATCGCATCCGTTCTTTCGCCCTGCAATCGGCAACCCAATCCGCCACGTTCACGGACGACCAGCTCCGGCAGTGGTTCCGCGACGTCCTTGCAGAACGCCCGATCATGGGAGGCGAAAAGCCCGTCGCCTTCACAGCGCAGCAGCGTCTTGCCCTTCTGCTTGGTTTAACCGAGCCTCTCTTTGTTCTGTCCGGAGGTCCTGGAACAGGCAAGACGACGATCATTCTCAATCTGCTCCGGCTGATGATCCGGTCGGGCGTGCCGGCAGAGCGCATTCGCATGGCCGCACCGACGGGAAAGGCCGCCGCACGTATGATGGAGTCCATCGGCGGCGGTCTGCGTTCTATTGAAAAGGCGACCGATGCCGACAGGACTATCGAAACGCTCAAGGCGTCGACATTACACGGGCTTCTCGGCATCCGCCCCGGCATAGCACAGCCCGATTATAATTCAGCTAACCCTATCGATGCCGATGTCGTCGTCGTCGATGAGGTGTCGATGGTTGATGCGGTGATGATGTCGTCTCTTCTCTCGGCCATCGATCCGCGGCAAACGCGTCTGATACTGCTCGGCGACCGCGATCAGCTGCCGTCCGTGGAATCAGGCGCCGTTCTCGCCGACCTGCTTGCCCTTCTATCTGAGCAGGGAGAGGCGGCATACACCGAAGATGTTCTACAAAAGGCGGCGGATGTAATCGGCCCCGATGAAGCCTGGAATATGGCCCGTCGCAAACCCTCGGGGCCGAATCGCTACGTTCACCTGACCTATTCTCATCGGTCCGAGAGAGCTGTGCGCGATCTGGCCGCCTGGGTTAACTCCGGAGGCGAAGGACCATCTCCGCTGAAACCGGCCGAGGCTGCGACGCTGGAAGCCGGGCATGAAGGCACGTT
This region of Leptonema illini DSM 21528 genomic DNA includes:
- a CDS encoding UvrD-helicase domain-containing protein, producing MSMQDLNHPYDFDLSKHGWIEASAGTGKTFTIERLVVRAIVEEKIPISSILTVTFTEKATGELKDRIRGLLQNIVDGSLAEGDRQWFEEQQRKHGEQEASKTFAFVKESLDRFDEAAIFTIHGFCQSLLTEYSFELGRLLKYELVNDNDLLETLIPDALRRLPVSESHLLERLVRSEFWKVTHSGEPRLENTVRNLLRMLKGNVEPRLSSASEDSPMQIVLRMVRSIQDNLTRLKAERGWISYDDMILHVRDALCPTTDRFKDQATDRATDQKKDPDTSRKLASAIGERFRFAIIDEFQDTDALQWDIFSACFLDSGRHVSRTSDRKSDDRSPRLILVGDPKQSIYGFRGADLNAYFRAKKRFVALTEKGEAHLYRINRNFRSSPEYIQALNAIFQSEGYPWNVASGDNDLAYVLKDCPTGNRWEGTELPQGRRPMNLWRPENADGAAAIRLAHARHICNEIRFLTAGGHELCKDGKRLPVSYGDICILARSKKEATGILGHLRAAGIPASFYKQAGVFESVEALEILYVLEGLAEPARSSAVQKALLTRFFGISIELIQAMDELPVDHPFRERLQRWHELAGENRWPQLFREMMTVDELFALVHADAGGWERSLTNYEQIFHALEERALRNGLDLIGIVRQLKELIREGSLEEEETLHKQETEEQRVRVMTIHASKGLEFPIVFIYGGLTEGTNIDFFRFYEEEHPVIVPVPWFDPDKKELDRSESGLRYKELHKSFARAENARLYYVALTRAAVMCYIPTYRPNRNAGPVGTFLQDALDEAMKLSPNVFAEVRDQHQTIASISRSPIDGQSTAQLPEPVLPAHLQERKADLLSYSSIVRQRAERIDREELDHDASASEVILETSDVDVQPTSLDTIFRGAEAGNFFHEILERLDFQDDAFREEQPSDSLFSEDVYPSLSTRNRSLIRRKLDQYGYRTDSDHEGPVVLLLHRLMRTQILPGFRLCDLKPADRIHEMEFVFRYSENVAGIRGERFFTGFIDLVFRHEGRIYLLDWKTNRLPAYDRPHLDEAMRSHQYDLQYSLYARALSGWLESRGHDPVAELGGMIYLFLRGVRPGASDGIFFETASLEEVSRKLAREIGA
- the recD gene encoding exodeoxyribonuclease V subunit alpha; translation: MNSATHIDLVEALRSVDALEPGCLFIAGDLLKICDLEARRSSDLKYVSLENSEVRNQLRDLLLLLQLSLFEGNLCISSRPDDTLDLLSRLGVPTQVGTPTAESLAGLVADPALESYLRPLFHTGMLVRKTAGSASYLFPGRQWRAIDRIRSFALQSATQSATFTDDQLRQWFRDVLAERPIMGGEKPVAFTAQQRLALLLGLTEPLFVLSGGPGTGKTTIILNLLRLMIRSGVPAERIRMAAPTGKAAARMMESIGGGLRSIEKATDADRTIETLKASTLHGLLGIRPGIAQPDYNSANPIDADVVVVDEVSMVDAVMMSSLLSAIDPRQTRLILLGDRDQLPSVESGAVLADLLALLSEQGEAAYTEDVLQKAADVIGPDEAWNMARRKPSGPNRYVHLTYSHRSERAVRDLAAWVNSGGEGPSPLKPAEAATLEAGHEGTFLFSRPDGAGRAHIESLIRIWGASVFPSEWEAMLTELSRKDAPTGRTITDPQTMELVRSLFRIFDRSRILTVLRRGPFGAESVQRMFQRYMLSRGLRERRGLFSGLPVLIRRNDPLRGLANGDTGLILQFRSQRFLAVFDGSPMTVFSPDVLPQWEPAYAMTVHKSQGSEYGSVLIILPDEPDHPLMNRQILYTGITRARKSAFLYGSDDAIRHASGKALRRITGFD